The Methanobacterium sp. BAmetb5 genome includes a region encoding these proteins:
- a CDS encoding MBL fold metallo-hydrolase, with the protein MQITNEVYALNSTKGNYAYLIRGEETILIDTGRPGQGKGILKDLKTIGVKPDKIQHILITHHDVDHVGSLAFMQKETGAKIWASAGDIPYIYQDINRPGIKRLISFIMRVEKPDKINTYPEDGKLGMDGVKVIPTPGHTPGHVCLLYKDVLLAGDLFRTSHGEITPMKSFMNWDDEVLRSSLELIQDCEFSWVCPAHGEPLKVEGKLNLDNLLK; encoded by the coding sequence TTGCAGATAACTAATGAAGTTTATGCCCTAAATTCAACTAAAGGAAACTATGCCTACCTAATTAGGGGTGAAGAAACTATTTTAATTGACACCGGACGTCCGGGGCAGGGTAAAGGAATATTAAAAGATTTGAAAACTATAGGGGTAAAACCAGACAAGATCCAGCATATCCTTATCACCCACCACGATGTGGACCATGTAGGGAGCCTGGCCTTCATGCAAAAGGAAACTGGGGCCAAAATATGGGCATCTGCGGGAGATATCCCTTACATCTACCAAGATATAAACCGTCCGGGAATAAAAAGGTTAATTTCATTTATCATGAGGGTGGAAAAGCCGGATAAGATAAATACTTACCCTGAAGATGGAAAACTGGGCATGGATGGAGTGAAAGTTATACCCACTCCAGGACACACCCCCGGCCACGTATGCTTATTATACAAAGACGTTTTATTGGCTGGAGACCTTTTTAGAACATCCCATGGCGAAATTACTCCCATGAAATCCTTTATGAACTGGGACGATGAAGTTCTGAGAAGCTCCCTGGAACTCATACAGGACTGTGAGTTCAGCTGGGTCTGCCCGGCCCACGGGGAGCCTTTAAAAGTGGAGGGTAAATTGAATCTGGATAATCTACTGAAATAA
- the nudC gene encoding NAD(+) diphosphatase encodes MPRESIYKRYKPEFVPQLNNNQGSYWFLFKSNRIMVKDNGSSIQIPFLKNLEDLDIAPERFQYLGTFDGFPAHTGELSPQSATPVGMDFLDLRSLYGAISEDLYLLAGRASQIAHWDRTHQFCGQCGSPTMTKDDEMAKICPECGFTSFTRLSPAVITAIVKEGKLLMAQHTRTTGNMYGLIAGFVEAGETLTEAVERETLEEVGLKVKNISYFGSQPWPYPHSLMVGFTADYDSGEIQVDGKEIVDAQWFSPDELPRTPSGMSIAGDLIQWYLDNYSP; translated from the coding sequence ATGCCTCGGGAAAGTATTTATAAGCGTTATAAACCGGAATTTGTACCACAACTAAATAATAATCAAGGTTCCTACTGGTTCCTTTTCAAATCCAACAGAATCATGGTTAAAGATAATGGCAGTTCCATACAAATTCCTTTTTTAAAAAATTTAGAGGATTTAGATATTGCACCGGAGAGATTCCAGTACCTGGGAACGTTCGATGGATTTCCAGCCCACACTGGAGAGTTATCACCCCAAAGTGCTACACCGGTGGGCATGGATTTTCTAGATCTTCGTTCACTTTATGGGGCTATTAGTGAGGATCTGTACCTCCTGGCAGGCCGGGCATCTCAGATAGCCCACTGGGACCGGACTCATCAGTTCTGTGGACAGTGCGGGAGTCCCACCATGACCAAGGATGATGAAATGGCTAAAATTTGCCCTGAATGTGGTTTTACGAGTTTCACCCGTCTTTCACCGGCAGTGATTACCGCTATTGTAAAGGAGGGTAAATTACTCATGGCCCAGCATACCCGAACCACCGGAAACATGTATGGGTTGATTGCCGGGTTTGTGGAGGCCGGTGAGACACTGACTGAAGCTGTGGAAAGGGAAACTCTGGAAGAAGTGGGTTTGAAGGTTAAAAATATAAGTTACTTTGGCAGTCAGCCCTGGCCTTACCCCCATTCCCTAATGGTGGGCTTCACTGCAGATTATGATAGTGGAGAAATCCAGGTGGATGGTAAGGAAATTGTGGATGCCCAGTGGTTCAGCCCAGACGAACTTCCCCGGACACCGTCGGGTATGAGTATTGCGGGAGACCTGATTCAATGGTATTTAGATAATTATTCACCTTGA
- the cofH gene encoding 5-amino-6-(D-ribitylamino)uracil--L-tyrosine 4-hydroxyphenyl transferase CofH: MMEEIYDLSLEGEITKEDALKLVDDNHFQLFDTADRLRQEIVGDEVSFVANRNIDITDHCIIGCAFCSFRDNIGYEMTTEEILESIKEAVEVKASEICLFGGVMPHMTVDFYCDLFSSIKDEYNIELHSLSPVEVYHAAKASNVTTKEALTSFRDAGLDTLTGASAEILVDSIREKLCPNKVSTQEWVDIITEAHQLGIPSTSTIMYGSIETWEDRIEHLMILRDIQRKTGGFTELVPMTFLGKNNLMGQESSGASGLDDLKLHAIARIILGRDIPNIQASWIKIGTRMAQMALCCGANDLGGTMMEDLISIAAGSSHGEYLSREEMHALIKDIGRIPVERTTQYERVN; the protein is encoded by the coding sequence ATGATGGAAGAGATTTACGATCTTTCCTTAGAGGGTGAAATAACCAAAGAAGATGCATTAAAACTGGTGGATGACAACCATTTCCAGTTATTTGATACAGCAGACCGGTTAAGGCAGGAAATTGTGGGAGATGAAGTTTCCTTTGTGGCCAACCGTAACATCGACATCACTGACCACTGTATTATTGGATGTGCCTTCTGCTCCTTCCGGGATAACATTGGATATGAAATGACCACTGAAGAAATCTTGGAAAGCATTAAAGAAGCAGTTGAAGTTAAAGCCAGCGAAATATGCCTATTTGGAGGGGTTATGCCCCACATGACAGTTGACTTTTACTGTGACCTTTTTTCATCCATTAAAGATGAATATAACATAGAGCTTCACAGTCTATCCCCAGTCGAAGTTTACCATGCGGCTAAAGCGTCCAATGTTACAACCAAAGAAGCTTTAACTTCATTTAGGGATGCTGGTCTGGACACCCTTACTGGTGCTTCGGCCGAGATACTGGTGGACAGTATACGGGAAAAACTCTGCCCTAACAAGGTTTCTACCCAGGAATGGGTGGACATTATTACTGAAGCCCACCAACTAGGGATTCCCAGCACTTCTACCATCATGTACGGCAGTATTGAAACCTGGGAGGACCGCATTGAACACCTGATGATCCTGCGGGATATCCAGAGGAAGACGGGTGGTTTCACCGAACTGGTACCCATGACCTTTCTGGGAAAAAATAACCTGATGGGACAGGAATCCAGTGGCGCCAGTGGGCTTGATGACCTTAAATTACACGCCATAGCCCGGATAATCCTGGGGAGGGATATACCTAATATTCAGGCCTCATGGATTAAGATTGGTACCAGGATGGCCCAGATGGCCCTGTGCTGTGGAGCCAATGACCTGGGTGGTACCATGATGGAGGACCTTATTTCCATAGCTGCTGGTTCATCCCACGGAGAGTACCTCTCCCGGGAGGAGATGCACGCCCTGATTAAGGATATAGGTCGGATCCCCGTGGAAAGGACTACCCAGTATGAACGGGTTAATTAA
- a CDS encoding response regulator, which translates to MAGETILVVEDEGISAIEIKECLESLGYQVPSIAKSGNEAIQEAFSIEPDLILMDITLKGDMDGIDAATIIRSFMDIPLIYLTALDDVETFNRMSETQATAYLIKPIEEAELRNNIQLALKNYETRQREMANEKMLGLKDVQIFMRSALPELVANIPISGRSGFLSRFMRLFEQNMKPLFIQFTRSITQEPYEDLSDRDKMRIYLSWISQLYENLGFKVLTRTSEDKGLMTVKKCSWAPIRPKDVFLCLICQSIMQLTYSWTGLPGTVKEEATTGALQSVCKFDYEME; encoded by the coding sequence ATGGCTGGGGAGACAATTTTAGTAGTGGAAGACGAAGGAATAAGCGCCATTGAAATCAAGGAGTGCCTGGAGTCATTGGGGTACCAGGTTCCATCCATTGCTAAAAGTGGTAATGAAGCGATACAGGAAGCATTTTCCATTGAACCCGACTTAATTCTAATGGATATTACTTTAAAGGGAGATATGGATGGTATTGATGCTGCCACCATTATCAGAAGTTTTATGGATATTCCCCTAATTTATCTAACTGCCTTAGATGATGTGGAAACCTTTAACCGGATGAGCGAAACACAGGCCACGGCATATCTAATCAAACCCATTGAAGAGGCAGAGTTACGTAACAACATTCAATTGGCCTTGAAAAACTATGAAACCAGACAAAGGGAAATGGCCAATGAAAAAATGCTGGGATTGAAAGATGTTCAAATATTCATGCGTAGTGCCCTCCCAGAACTGGTGGCCAACATTCCCATTTCCGGAAGAAGTGGTTTTTTATCACGATTCATGCGTCTTTTCGAACAGAATATGAAACCACTCTTCATACAGTTCACCCGAAGCATCACCCAGGAACCATACGAGGATCTCAGTGATCGGGACAAAATGAGGATATACCTTTCCTGGATTTCACAGTTGTACGAAAACCTGGGTTTCAAGGTATTAACACGTACCAGTGAAGATAAAGGCTTGATGACTGTTAAAAAATGTTCATGGGCACCTATCCGGCCTAAGGATGTTTTTCTATGCCTGATCTGCCAGAGCATAATGCAGTTAACCTACTCCTGGACTGGTCTTCCGGGTACAGTGAAAGAGGAAGCTACCACCGGTGCCCTGCAATCAGTGTGTAAATTCGATTATGAAATGGAATAA
- a CDS encoding ATP-binding protein, with protein MNFSRILDEGKGTQVEFTESMNEHGFRAVSAFSNTSGGSLFCGVSDKGEVTGFDCSEKNVRTITAKITSKMGIRPHISCFTWEKKKVLCIEVEKSSNPISYNGIYFRREGTKTTPILGDKLRDFFLRGSNWDGLTNDATLEEIDAESVARFISRAAKRDRIADEDEDTWQILKGLNLIVNGKLTNAAVILFGKDPQKYFTNALVRVIRFKDEVSIFDRRITGNLFQQAEEAEEAIKNSINVKFEIKGKLIREEVWDYPLKAIREALINSIVHRDYFKSQIQTQIKIFDDQIWFFNPGELFGGLTIEKLKEAHPSSPRNPLIAEMFFKAGMVEVHGSGIRRMIRSLKDAGLPKPEFKEEFAGFSVYMMKNVYDMEYLKSLGLNRSQIQAVSYMQEHGSLTMSDFLRISPGITERTLRRYLADLVDKKLVRAIGEKKGRSYELY; from the coding sequence ATGAATTTCTCCAGAATTTTAGACGAAGGCAAAGGAACCCAAGTAGAATTTACAGAATCCATGAATGAACATGGTTTCCGGGCAGTATCCGCATTTTCCAACACCAGTGGAGGTAGTTTATTCTGCGGAGTCTCGGATAAGGGAGAAGTCACTGGTTTTGATTGCAGTGAGAAAAATGTGCGCACCATAACCGCTAAAATAACCAGTAAAATGGGTATACGTCCTCATATTTCCTGTTTTACCTGGGAAAAAAAGAAGGTTTTGTGTATTGAAGTGGAAAAAAGTTCCAACCCTATCTCCTACAATGGGATATACTTTAGACGTGAGGGAACTAAAACCACCCCTATACTGGGTGATAAATTAAGGGATTTCTTTCTAAGGGGCAGTAACTGGGATGGTCTGACCAACGATGCTACCCTGGAGGAAATAGATGCTGAATCTGTGGCCAGGTTCATCAGCCGGGCGGCCAAAAGAGATAGGATTGCCGATGAGGATGAAGACACCTGGCAAATTCTCAAAGGCCTCAACCTGATTGTTAATGGTAAATTAACCAATGCAGCAGTTATCCTTTTTGGTAAAGACCCCCAGAAGTACTTCACCAATGCACTGGTACGGGTCATCAGATTCAAGGATGAGGTCAGTATCTTTGATCGAAGAATTACCGGGAACCTGTTCCAGCAGGCTGAAGAAGCTGAAGAAGCCATAAAAAATTCAATCAATGTTAAATTCGAAATCAAGGGCAAATTGATTCGGGAAGAAGTATGGGATTACCCTCTCAAGGCCATACGTGAAGCTTTGATAAACTCCATTGTCCACCGGGACTACTTTAAATCCCAGATCCAGACCCAGATTAAGATCTTTGATGACCAGATATGGTTCTTTAACCCGGGAGAACTTTTCGGGGGATTGACCATTGAAAAACTCAAAGAGGCCCATCCTTCATCCCCTCGAAATCCTCTAATTGCGGAGATGTTCTTCAAGGCGGGTATGGTTGAAGTTCATGGATCCGGTATTCGCCGGATGATCCGATCTTTAAAAGATGCCGGTCTCCCTAAACCAGAATTTAAAGAAGAATTCGCTGGATTTTCAGTTTATATGATGAAAAATGTCTACGACATGGAATATTTAAAAAGTCTGGGTCTTAATCGCAGCCAGATACAGGCCGTATCTTATATGCAGGAACACGGTTCTTTAACCATGTCCGATTTCCTTCGTATTTCTCCTGGAATAACTGAACGAACATTAAGACGATATTTGGCTGACTTGGTGGATAAAAAACTTGTCCGTGCTATTGGAGAGAAAAAAGGGCGGAGTTATGAACTTTACTGA
- a CDS encoding DUF1697 domain-containing protein, producing MTKYVALLRGITPSNPSMRNENLRAVFRDLGLEEVESVISSGNIIFKTRSRETSELEATVEKALKNKLDIQSTAIVYSKDDLQSLIGKNPFKNVEDTPQCKPNVTFLKNRLETEFKFPYHPDNGGFIVLGAYNRAIYSVVNLSQGKTPDLMRWMEKEFGRELTTRTWKTVQKILNKLHD from the coding sequence ATGACTAAGTACGTGGCTCTCCTTCGGGGAATCACTCCTTCCAATCCCAGTATGCGCAATGAAAATTTACGTGCTGTTTTTCGTGATCTGGGATTAGAAGAGGTGGAAAGTGTTATCTCCAGTGGAAATATAATTTTTAAAACCAGGTCCAGAGAAACCAGTGAACTGGAAGCAACCGTTGAAAAAGCACTTAAAAATAAACTGGATATTCAGAGCACAGCTATTGTTTACAGTAAAGATGATTTACAATCTTTAATTGGTAAAAACCCATTTAAAAACGTCGAAGATACTCCCCAATGTAAACCGAACGTAACTTTCCTAAAAAATAGGTTAGAAACAGAATTTAAATTCCCTTACCATCCCGATAACGGAGGTTTCATTGTTTTAGGCGCATATAACCGTGCAATATATAGTGTAGTTAATTTATCGCAGGGTAAAACACCAGATTTAATGCGCTGGATGGAAAAAGAGTTTGGCCGGGAACTTACCACCCGCACCTGGAAAACAGTGCAAAAAATACTTAATAAATTGCATGATTAA
- a CDS encoding aldo/keto reductase, with protein MGFGCMRLPTLGDDPARIDEETAINMIRQAIDQGVNFIDTAYPYHSHGLYHTGESEPFLSRVLEEGYRDKVMLSTKLPSWRIENQEDMERCLEHQLERLNTDCIDFYMVHGLNQAYWEKMKELKFEIFLEEALDQGKIQYAGFSFHDRLDLFKEIVDYYNWSFCLLQYNYLDEVYQAGTEGLEYAASKGLGIVVMEPLRGGQIVSNIPLQVQEVFNQAEIKRTPAEWALRWVWNNPLVSVVLSGMNTREDVEENLKIANVAEPHSLSSNELEIIGKARDIFKGKLAINCTGCGYCLPCPAGVDIPENFARYNDYHLFGSPEEKASFQFSYEASLLEDRRASICTACRQCEEHCTQKIAIVDELKKVQELYETG; from the coding sequence TTGGGCTTTGGATGTATGCGCCTCCCTACACTGGGAGATGATCCTGCCAGAATTGACGAAGAAACAGCCATCAACATGATCCGCCAGGCCATTGACCAGGGAGTTAACTTCATTGACACTGCTTATCCTTACCACAGCCATGGATTGTATCATACGGGGGAGAGTGAACCCTTTTTATCCCGTGTTTTGGAAGAGGGATACCGTGATAAGGTTATGTTATCCACCAAACTCCCCAGCTGGAGAATTGAAAATCAGGAGGATATGGAACGTTGTTTAGAACACCAGCTGGAACGTCTTAACACCGATTGCATTGACTTTTATATGGTACATGGCCTTAACCAGGCATACTGGGAGAAAATGAAAGAATTAAAATTCGAGATCTTTTTAGAGGAAGCCCTGGACCAGGGCAAGATACAGTATGCTGGATTCTCATTCCACGATCGTCTTGACCTGTTTAAGGAGATCGTGGATTATTATAACTGGTCATTTTGTCTCCTGCAGTACAACTATCTTGATGAGGTTTACCAAGCCGGAACTGAGGGACTAGAATATGCAGCCAGTAAAGGATTGGGGATTGTCGTCATGGAACCCTTAAGGGGAGGGCAAATAGTATCCAACATCCCACTACAAGTTCAGGAGGTATTTAACCAGGCTGAAATTAAAAGAACACCTGCTGAATGGGCATTACGATGGGTGTGGAATAACCCTTTGGTATCAGTGGTTTTAAGTGGTATGAACACCCGGGAAGATGTTGAAGAAAATTTAAAGATAGCCAATGTTGCTGAACCCCATTCTTTAAGTTCAAATGAGTTGGAGATCATTGGTAAGGCCAGGGACATCTTTAAAGGTAAACTAGCCATCAACTGCACTGGCTGCGGTTACTGTCTACCATGCCCCGCCGGGGTGGACATACCCGAGAACTTTGCCCGCTACAATGACTACCATCTTTTCGGCAGCCCGGAAGAAAAAGCCAGTTTCCAGTTTTCCTACGAAGCCTCACTACTCGAAGATCGTAGAGCTTCCATTTGCACAGCCTGCAGACAGTGTGAAGAACATTGCACCCAGAAAATAGCCATTGTTGATGAATTGAAGAAGGTCCAAGAATTATATGAAACAGGTTAG
- a CDS encoding PAS domain S-box protein: MDTEEKSTIEPGKLDITKIQFQEFFNHTPDIITIISFENRQPGNFIEINKSGLEKLGYSRDEFLKLGLDDLIVPDKRSDIQEDTYRIKSGKSYFETEFITKNGERIPVETSNSLFQIDGRDVILSISRDITERKLAEETLNESLNKYRLISENTSDVIWIYDIQSYSINFISPSIFNLVGYKAEELLNKSLETIMGSETFQFVAKMTLERINALESGDESAIVRSDLIDLTKKDGSTVPTEVVTTLLTDNGKVSQIMGVSRDISKRKKVEDALRESEEFNRSIIAASPDCIKVLDLEGNLLMMSEGGQNLMEVDDVSSILNTSLIDFYSDEFQPDARKAITRAREGKTARFTAYCPTLKGTPKWWDVIVTPILDANGKPEKLSAVSRDITLRKLADEKLRWSEDRLMMGMDMANMVYWEYNTEKDLFTFDDQFYALYGTSAEEEGGNMISGQEYTERFVDPGSYETMDKEFAKTFEVDDPDFISTPQHWMIRADGERRFLQVRFKIMFDENGNKIGTRGVNQDITELKIVEDQLKLNQDLLLMSMDMAKLVKWEYDIKTDMFTFDDHFYALYGTNAQEQGGYQMSSAEYINRFVPPAEKEYVEKKSAKILEIDDPDIISTIQHGIVRGDGESRFISLRLKAIYDENNKKIGNRGVTQDITEIRKVEEDLESTKAELERIIESSPAAIIVLDFDGRVHRWSPAAERIFGWTEKEVIGKPSPTVPLDFIEKLHIELDRLRNGKETLFNPLLTPFEVEVVKKDGSKIFMSLSIAPIQGASGKPEAVINVMTDLSERKDFEEKLKKSIEEKEMLLKEIHHRVKNNLMIISSLLNLQANYLKDQESKEIFKESQDRAQSMALIHQRLYESTDLKNIGFKEYITTLARDLYQSYVKDRERVKLLLDVEDVDIDINTAIPLGLILNELITNSMKYGFPGDMEGKVFIDLSKKDDTYVLKVGDDGVGIPSDLDFRNTSSLGMQLINGLTSQIDGEIELNRDNGTEFVIKFKENKIGNIVK; this comes from the coding sequence ATGGATACTGAAGAAAAAAGTACCATTGAACCGGGAAAATTGGATATAACCAAAATACAGTTCCAGGAATTTTTTAATCATACTCCGGACATAATTACCATAATTTCCTTTGAAAACCGCCAGCCAGGAAATTTTATTGAAATTAATAAATCTGGACTGGAAAAATTGGGTTACTCCCGTGATGAGTTTTTAAAGTTGGGACTAGATGATTTAATAGTTCCGGATAAAAGGTCTGATATTCAGGAAGACACTTATAGGATCAAAAGTGGGAAAAGCTATTTTGAAACGGAATTCATCACCAAAAATGGTGAAAGAATCCCAGTAGAGACCAGTAACAGCTTGTTCCAGATCGATGGAAGAGATGTGATTCTATCAATCTCCAGGGATATAACTGAACGTAAATTAGCAGAAGAGACCTTAAATGAAAGTCTTAATAAATATCGTCTTATATCTGAGAACACCAGTGACGTTATATGGATCTACGACATCCAATCATATTCAATCAACTTCATAAGTCCTTCTATATTCAATTTAGTGGGTTATAAAGCGGAGGAATTATTAAATAAATCTTTAGAAACGATTATGGGGTCTGAAACATTCCAATTTGTTGCTAAAATGACTTTAGAACGGATCAATGCTCTGGAATCTGGAGATGAATCTGCAATAGTACGCTCAGATTTAATAGACTTAACGAAAAAAGATGGCAGTACAGTGCCTACTGAAGTAGTAACCACCTTACTTACTGATAATGGAAAAGTTTCCCAGATAATGGGTGTTAGTAGGGATATAAGCAAACGTAAGAAGGTTGAAGATGCTCTCCGGGAAAGTGAGGAATTCAACCGCAGTATTATTGCCGCAAGTCCGGATTGCATTAAAGTCCTTGACCTGGAAGGTAACCTATTAATGATGAGTGAGGGTGGACAGAACCTAATGGAAGTTGATGATGTAAGTTCCATTTTAAATACAAGTCTAATTGATTTTTACTCTGATGAATTTCAACCAGATGCACGCAAAGCCATTACCAGAGCCAGAGAAGGGAAAACTGCCCGATTTACTGCCTACTGCCCAACCCTAAAAGGAACACCAAAATGGTGGGACGTAATCGTAACCCCCATCCTAGACGCCAATGGCAAACCAGAAAAACTGTCTGCAGTATCACGTGATATTACCTTACGTAAACTAGCCGATGAAAAACTTCGATGGAGTGAAGATCGTCTGATGATGGGTATGGATATGGCTAATATGGTTTACTGGGAATACAACACTGAAAAAGATCTATTCACCTTCGATGACCAGTTTTATGCATTATATGGCACTTCTGCTGAAGAAGAAGGCGGTAACATGATTTCTGGACAAGAATATACCGAACGTTTCGTTGATCCGGGTTCCTATGAAACAATGGATAAAGAGTTTGCCAAGACCTTTGAAGTGGATGATCCTGATTTTATAAGCACACCTCAACACTGGATGATTAGGGCAGATGGCGAAAGAAGATTCCTGCAGGTTCGTTTCAAAATCATGTTCGATGAAAATGGCAATAAAATTGGGACTAGAGGTGTCAATCAGGACATAACTGAACTTAAAATCGTTGAAGACCAGCTCAAATTAAACCAGGATCTGCTTTTAATGAGTATGGACATGGCAAAACTGGTGAAATGGGAATATGATATTAAAACTGACATGTTCACCTTTGATGACCATTTTTATGCATTGTACGGAACCAATGCCCAAGAACAGGGAGGATACCAAATGTCCTCAGCGGAATATATCAATCGTTTCGTTCCCCCTGCAGAAAAGGAGTATGTAGAAAAAAAATCGGCCAAGATCTTAGAAATCGATGACCCGGATATTATCAGCACCATCCAACATGGGATAGTTAGGGGTGATGGTGAAAGCAGATTCATTTCACTTCGATTAAAGGCTATATATGATGAGAATAACAAAAAAATTGGAAATAGAGGTGTCACTCAGGATATAACTGAAATTAGAAAGGTTGAAGAGGATCTAGAAAGTACTAAAGCGGAACTGGAACGGATCATTGAATCCTCACCTGCAGCAATCATTGTTCTTGATTTTGATGGTCGAGTGCATCGTTGGAGTCCTGCGGCTGAAAGAATTTTTGGATGGACAGAAAAAGAAGTAATTGGCAAACCATCACCTACTGTTCCTCTAGATTTTATTGAAAAACTCCATATAGAGTTAGATCGATTAAGAAATGGAAAAGAAACTTTATTCAACCCACTTTTAACACCATTTGAGGTTGAAGTGGTAAAAAAAGATGGATCAAAAATTTTCATGTCCCTATCTATAGCACCAATCCAAGGGGCATCAGGTAAGCCAGAAGCAGTAATAAATGTGATGACAGATTTAAGTGAGCGTAAAGACTTTGAAGAAAAACTAAAAAAATCTATAGAAGAAAAAGAGATGCTTCTTAAGGAGATCCATCATAGGGTTAAGAATAATTTGATGATTATTTCCAGTCTATTGAATCTTCAGGCCAATTACCTAAAGGATCAGGAGTCCAAGGAAATCTTCAAAGAAAGTCAAGACCGAGCTCAATCCATGGCTTTAATCCATCAACGGCTTTATGAGTCTACAGACCTAAAAAATATCGGATTTAAAGAATATATCACCACTTTAGCCCGGGATCTTTACCAAAGTTATGTGAAAGATCGCGAACGAGTAAAACTCCTCCTGGATGTTGAAGATGTGGATATTGATATTAACACTGCCATTCCTCTGGGTTTAATATTAAACGAACTGATTACTAATTCCATGAAGTACGGCTTCCCTGGAGATATGGAAGGCAAAGTTTTCATTGATCTGTCCAAAAAAGATGATACTTATGTCTTAAAAGTGGGTGATGACGGAGTGGGAATACCGTCAGATTTAGACTTTAGAAACACCAGTTCACTAGGTATGCAGTTAATTAACGGTTTAACTAGTCAGATTGACGGTGAAATTGAATTAAACCGTGACAATGGTACTGAATTTGTAATTAAGTTTAAGGAAAATAAAATTGGAAATATAGTTAAATAA
- a CDS encoding helix-turn-helix domain-containing protein, whose amino-acid sequence MENNHIHEIYHTIEDTFDYLGKKWSIKIIKGFFCHCIHFKDFLEMNPDLSSKVLSERLKELEQKGIIEKRVINSSPVQTEYHLTVKGEKLNRIIYELFMFATETTENPSEEFNLQLKKELKDLFQV is encoded by the coding sequence ATGGAAAACAACCATATTCATGAAATATATCACACCATCGAGGATACATTTGATTATCTGGGGAAAAAGTGGAGTATTAAGATTATTAAAGGTTTCTTCTGCCATTGCATACATTTTAAGGATTTTCTAGAAATGAATCCTGATCTAAGCAGTAAAGTACTGTCAGAACGGTTGAAAGAACTGGAACAGAAGGGTATAATTGAAAAAAGGGTAATTAATTCTTCACCAGTTCAAACCGAGTACCATTTAACTGTGAAGGGAGAGAAGTTAAACCGTATAATTTACGAGTTGTTCATGTTCGCTACAGAAACCACGGAAAATCCCAGCGAAGAATTCAATTTACAGCTGAAAAAGGAACTTAAAGATTTATTTCAGGTTTAA